The Stenotrophomonas sp. ZAC14D1_NAIMI4_1 DNA segment GGTGCTGTACTGGGGCACCTCCGAGTGGTCGGCCACGCAGATCGAGGAAGCGGTGGACATCGCCGCCCGCCACAACTGGCAGGCACCGTCGATGGAACAGCCGCAGTACAACCTGCTGCACCGCGAGCGGGTGGAAGTGGAATACGCCCCGCTGTACGCCAGCGCCGGGCTGGGCACCACCATCTTCTCGCCGCTGGCCTCGGGCCTGCTCAGTGGCAAGTATGACCAGGGCATTCCGGCCGACGCACGGCTTGGCCGCGAGGGCATGGGTTGGCTGCAGGACCTGGTGCTGGGCCAGAACGCAGCCGTGCGCCTGGCCCAGGTGCGCCGCTTCAGCGAAGTCGCCGCCGAGCTGGGCCATGCCCCGGCCAGCCTCGCCATCGCCTGGTGCCTGCGTAATCCCAATGTCTCCAGCGTGATCCTTGGCGCCAGCCGGGTCAGCCAGCTGCTGCAGAACCTGCAGGCGCTGGACGTGCTGCAGCAGGTGGACGATGCCGGCTGGGCGCGGGTGGAAGCGGTCTTCGCCTGACCACCACGGCGCGCGGATCGGTCCGTCGATCCGCGCCTTCCATTGATGAGATCTATCGAAATCGTGAATTCGATCATAAATCCCATCAATGGAAGTGAGAATGGTTGTTGATTGTCAACTGAGAATCATTATCATCTAACTCGTCCCTCGCACGAGTCCAGATGCTCATGAATGCTCAACCTGTACTGCTGCGCCCCGAAACGCTGACCCTGCGCGACCGCCCGGTGCGTGTCGTTCCGCCGGAAGAAGTGATCGACAGCGAAGCCCTGCTGAAGGGCCGCCGCGAAATCCTGATCCAGCACGGCGACCGTTTCTACCGGCTGCGCCACACCAGCAACGACAAGCTGATCCTGACCAAGTAACGCGGTCTGGTCGCCCGCCTCCCTCCCTCCTGCCGGCAGCGCCGGCAGGGTGGGCGACCCGTCCGCTCCCGCTCTCTCCCCCTCGGCTGTCCGTGCACGCCTGGCGTGCCGGTGGCCGGGGGCTCCCCCTGCCTGATCGATCACCGCCGATGACCCGCCCGACTGCCCTGTCCGTTGCCCTGTGGATGGCCTTGCCGCTGTCCGCCCATGCTGCTGCCGATGCCGCGCCCGAAGCGCGCGAATTTGATCGGGTGCAGGTCACCGCCACCCGCACCGAACGTGCGGTCAGCGACGTGGCCGCCACCGTCGATGTGATCGACCGCGAGCAGATGGACCGGCAGCTGGTGCACGACATCAAGGACCTGATCCGCTACGAACCCGGTCTGTCGGCCGGCCGCAGCGCCACCCGCTTCGGCCTGGGCAGCATCCGCATCCGTGGCCTGGACGGCAACCGCGTGCGCATCCAGACCGATGGCATCGCCATGCCGACCAGCTTCAACATCGGCTCGTTCTCCAACGCCAACCGCAACTTCACCGATCTGGACACGCTCAAGCGCGTGGAGATCGTGCGCGGGCCGGCCAGTTCCCTGTACGGCTCGGATGCCCTCGGCGGCGTGGTGGCCTTCGTCACCAAAGACCCGGCCGACTACCTGAAGGACGGCAAGGGCAGCTACGCCGGCCTGAAGTTCGGCTATGACGGCGAGTGGAAGGGCCTGCTGGGCGGCGTCACCGGTGCCTGGGGCGGCGAACACTGGAGCGGCATGGTCAACATCAACCATCGCCAGGGCCAGGAAACCGGCAACCAGGGTGACATCCGCAGCCTCGACAACACCCGCACCGCCGCCAACCCGCAGGATCGCGACGGTCGCAGCGGCCTGGCCAAGCTGGTGTATGCGCCCAGCGAAGACCAGCGTTTCCGGCTGACCGTGGAAGGCAACGAAGACAACACCGATACCAACGTGTTTTCTTCCATCGACCACACCACCACGACCAGCATGAAGGCGCGCGACACGCAGAACCGCACGCGGGTGTCCTTCGCCCATGAAATGGATGCGCTGGACAAGGGCTTCGCCGACAGCCTGCATTGGCAGCTGTACACCCAGCACAGCGAAACCACCCAGATCACCGATGAAGGCCGCGCCAACCGCAGCCGCCGTCATCGCGAGTTCAACTTCGACCAGCGTGCGTGGGGCCTGCAGGCGCAGTTCAACAAGGCGTTCAGCACCGGCAGCGTCGAACACGCGCTGACCTACGGCTTGGACGGCGCGCGCACCGACATCCGCCAGAAGCGCGACGGTTACCAGATGCTGGCCAACGGCCAGGTCACCAGCACGCTGCTGCCGGATGTATTCCCGGTACGCGATTTCCCGATCAGCAAGACCACCGAGCTGGGCCTGTACGCGCAGGATGAAATGCGCCTGGCCGACGGCAGGCTCTCGCTGGTGCCCGGCGTGCGCGTGGACCGCTACGAACTGAAGCCGGAAGTGGACAGCATCTTCGCCGAAGACAATCCCGGCGTACCCGTGTCCAAGCTGAGCAAGACCAGCGTGTCGCCGAAGTTCGGCCTGGTCTACCGCTTCACCGATGCGTGGTCGCTGTTTGCCGGCTATTCGCGCGGCTTCCGCTCGCCGCCGTACAACGACGTCAATCTCGGCTTCACCAACTTCGCCTTCGGCTACACCGCCATTCCCAACCCGGACCTCAAGCCGGAAACCAGTGATGGCGTGGAGCTGGGCCTGCGGTTCGTCGCGCCGGTGGCGTATGTCAGCCTCAGCGGCTACTACAACGACTACAAGGATTTCATCGAGTCGCAGTCGCTGGTCGGCACCAACGACCAGGGCCTGATGGTGTTCCAGTCGCGCAACATCGCCGACGCGCGCATCTACGGTGCCGAACTGAAGGCCGGCGTGGATTTCGGCCAGGTCAGCCCGGCGCTGCAGGGCTGGGCACTGCGCAGTGCAGTGGCCTGGTCGCGCGGTGACAACAAGACCGAAGACACGCCGCTGGATTCCATCGACCCGCTGCGCGGCACCGTCGGCCTGATGTACGACACCGACACCTGGGGCGTCGAACTGGCCGGCACCTTCGTCAAGCGCAAGGACCGCGTTGCAACCGCGACCGCCTACCGCCCGGCCGGCTACGGCGTGGCTGACCTGATGGCGCACTGGAACTTCGCGCCGGGTGCCACCGTCAACGTCGGTGTGTTCAACCTGGGTGACAAACGCTACATCGACTGGTCCAACGTGGGTTCGACCCTGTCGGCCAGCAGCACCGTCCTGGACCGCTATACCAGCCCCGGCCGCACCCTGTCGGCCAGCCTTGCCGTTTCCTGGTGAATCCCATGAGCCGAGCCCTGTCTGCACGTCGCCTGTCGTCCTTCCTGCCGCACCACGCGCTGCAGGCCTGGCCCACGCCGGCGCAGCTGGCCGCGCTGGGCACCGTGCTGTGCCTGTACCACGCTGACAGCAGCGAACTGGGCGGTTGGCGCCAGGCCGTTTCGGTGCACGCCTGCCAGGGCGTGGACAGTGAAGGGGTGCGCGAAAGCCTGTGTTTCCTCGACGGCCGCGGCCGCTGCGTGTGGCGGCTGTACCTGCTGCCGGACAGCGATTTCCTGGCGTGGGACCGGCTGGTGGCGTCGCTGCCGCCGGGCCCGGAACATGATGCCGAAGGCAGCGTCGGCGAGCGCCTGTGGCGGCGCCTGGCCGGCCACCTCGGGGGCCAGCGTTGGCGCCTGTGCGCGCTGCGCCTGCATGCCGCCGACGAAGGCCGCACCCTGGCCGCCAGCCTGTCCACGCTGTCCTCGCTGGGCGCCGCGACGGCGCGCCGCATCGCGCGGCTGGAAGGTGCCGAGGGCGAGCTGTCCATCGATGACTGCTGCTGCGCCGATGCCGCGCGCAGGCCCGCAGCCCGCATTCCGGGCGAGCTGCCGCTGGTGCGCCTGTAACCCGAACCTGAAGGATCGAATGCGGCCATGGATGGCCACCCCTCGAACGTGACACCCCGAAGGAATTCCAGATGAAGTTGCAGACAGCCAGCGTGATGGTGCTGATCGCCGCAAGCGGTGCAGCCAGCGCGCAGCCCTCCGATATCGCCCGTGACCACGCCAGCATCCTGGCCATGCAGGGCGAGTACACCGTGGATTTCGCCTTCGACGAAACCGTGCTGCTGAAGCCGGGCTACGAGCGTGCGCCAGCCATGCGCAGTGCCGGCAACGAAGTGGTGATCGTGGTTGAAGACAGCCCGCGCCGCGTTGTCCTGCAGCACCTGCTGGTGGACGCCAAGAGCGGCCACGTGACCAAGCACTGGCGCCAGGACTGGGTGTATGAAGCCCCCAACCGGTTCGAGTTCAGCGCCGACCAGACCTGGCAGGTGCGCACGATCGCAGCGGCCACCAACACGGGCGCCTGGACCCAGTGCGTCTACGAAGTGAGCGATGCCCCGCGCTACTGCGGCACCGGCACCTGGACCTACGACAACAACGTGCCGACCTGGACCAGCGACATCAGCTGGCGCCCCCTGCCGCGCCGCGAATACACCAAGCGCAGCGACTACAACGCGCTGGCCGTGGTCAACCGCCACACGCTCACGCCGAACGGCTGGACCCACGAGCAGTTCAACACCAAGGTGCAGCGCAACGCCGACGGCAGCCAGGTGGAGATCGCCCGCGAGTTCGGCTTCAACGACTACATCAAGACCACCGAGGTCGACTTCACCCCGGCGCGCGACTACTGGAAGGCGACGGCCGGCTACTGGGCCAAGGTGCGCCAGCGCTGGGACGGCTTCCTGACCCAGGCCCCGGGCGTACACCTGAAGACCAAGCTGGATGGCATGGCGATGATCATCCCGCTGTTCACCCAGGCCGACGACATCCAGTCGGGCAAGAAGGTGAAGGACAAGCAGATCGACGAAGTGTTCGCCAAGTACGTGGAAAAGGCCCAGTAACGTCGGGCCGCAACCGCATCCACGCAGGGCGTGTATCTACCGGCGGATCGCCAGTAGATCCACGCCACGCGTGGATGCCGTCATCCGTCAGTAGATCCACGCCATGCGTGGATGCCGTCATCCGCCAGTAGATCCACGCCATGCGTGGATGCCGTCATCCGTCAGTAGATCCACGCCATGCGTGGATGCCGTCATCCGCCAGTAGATCCACGCCATGCGTGGATGCGCTTATTCCTTGAACATCAGGAACGCCGCCAGCACGATCAGCCCGAACGCGGCGTAGTGGTTCCACTTCAACGGCTGGCCCAGGTAGAACGCGGAGAACACCGCGAACACCACCAGGGTGATCACTTCCTGCATGCCTTTCAGCTGCGGCGCCGAATACACCGCGCTGCCCAGCCGGTTGCCCGGCACCTGCAGGCAGTACTCGAAGAAGGCGATGCCCCAGCTGACCATGATGACCATCATCAGCGGCGCGCTCTTGTACTTCAGGTGGCCGTACCAGGCGAAGGTCATGAAGATGTTGCTGCCGAGCAGCAGCAACACCGGGTACAGGTAAGCGGCGAACGACGTGCCGGGCATCCGGGCGATCTCATCAGGTGGGGCGCGCAGCATACAGCCGGCCCCACCCGCAGCGTGTCACGGCGGCGTCAGGCCTCGCGCAGGGCCAGCGCCGGCGGGGTGTGCAGGATCGCCCGCGTGCCCCACCAGCCGGCCAGCAGGCTCAGGCCGATGCCGACCAGCCCACCCAGCAGCAGCCCAGGCCAGGGCGGCAGCAGCGGCAGTTCGAACACCTTCTGCGACACCGCCACGCCGATGCCGGCGGCCGCACCCACGGCCAGCAGCGCGGCCAGCGCACCCAGCGCGCCGAACTCCACCAGCACCGCACCGCGCAGCTGCCGCCGCGTGGCCCCCAGCGTGCGCAGCACCGCGCTGTCGTAGCGGCGCTCGCCGGCCGTGGCCTGCAGCGCTGCCAGCAGCACCAGCACGCCGGCCAGCAGGCTGAACACCATCACCAGCTGCACCGCCTGCGCGACGCGGTTCATCACCTCGCGCACCTGCGAGATCACCGCGTCCACGTCCAGCAGCGACAGGTTGGGTTGCTCGCGCACCAGCGCACCCAGGCCTGCCGCCTTGCCGGCCGGCAGATGGAACGCCGACAGCAGGTTGTGCGGCGTATCGCCCACCGCGTTGGGGTTGAGCAGCACGAAGAAGTTCGGGCGGAAGGTGTTCCAGTCCGCCTTGCGCACGCTGGTCACGGTGAACTCGCGTTCCTGCTCGCCCACGGCAATGGTGATGCGGTCGCCGGGATACACGCCGTAGCGCTTGGCCCAGCCGATCTCCACCGAGGCTTCCGGCGCGGTGCTGTCGGCCTTCCAGAACGTGCCGTTGACCAGCGTGTTGGCCGGCGGGAAGGTGCTGCGCCAGCTGAAGTTCAACGGCCGGTTCTCGTCATCATCGTCGCGCTGGGCGTCGCCCTGTGCCGGCGTGCCGTCCTGTTCCGGGGTGCGGTCCACGCGCAGCGGCGGCTTGCC contains these protein-coding regions:
- a CDS encoding aldo/keto reductase, yielding MLYRRLGSTGLPVSALSFGAWVTFGDQVPRDEARNLIAAAWDHGINFFDNAEGYANGRAEQVMGDVIADLRLPRDGYCVSSKVFFGSAKDPRPTQRGLSRKHVTDACHAALKRLRVDYLDLYYCHRPDPDAPIAETVHAMDTLVRQGKVLYWGTSEWSATQIEEAVDIAARHNWQAPSMEQPQYNLLHRERVEVEYAPLYASAGLGTTIFSPLASGLLSGKYDQGIPADARLGREGMGWLQDLVLGQNAAVRLAQVRRFSEVAAELGHAPASLAIAWCLRNPNVSSVILGASRVSQLLQNLQALDVLQQVDDAGWARVEAVFA
- a CDS encoding hemin uptake protein HemP; translated protein: MNAQPVLLRPETLTLRDRPVRVVPPEEVIDSEALLKGRREILIQHGDRFYRLRHTSNDKLILTK
- a CDS encoding TonB-dependent hemoglobin/transferrin/lactoferrin family receptor produces the protein MTRPTALSVALWMALPLSAHAAADAAPEAREFDRVQVTATRTERAVSDVAATVDVIDREQMDRQLVHDIKDLIRYEPGLSAGRSATRFGLGSIRIRGLDGNRVRIQTDGIAMPTSFNIGSFSNANRNFTDLDTLKRVEIVRGPASSLYGSDALGGVVAFVTKDPADYLKDGKGSYAGLKFGYDGEWKGLLGGVTGAWGGEHWSGMVNINHRQGQETGNQGDIRSLDNTRTAANPQDRDGRSGLAKLVYAPSEDQRFRLTVEGNEDNTDTNVFSSIDHTTTTSMKARDTQNRTRVSFAHEMDALDKGFADSLHWQLYTQHSETTQITDEGRANRSRRHREFNFDQRAWGLQAQFNKAFSTGSVEHALTYGLDGARTDIRQKRDGYQMLANGQVTSTLLPDVFPVRDFPISKTTELGLYAQDEMRLADGRLSLVPGVRVDRYELKPEVDSIFAEDNPGVPVSKLSKTSVSPKFGLVYRFTDAWSLFAGYSRGFRSPPYNDVNLGFTNFAFGYTAIPNPDLKPETSDGVELGLRFVAPVAYVSLSGYYNDYKDFIESQSLVGTNDQGLMVFQSRNIADARIYGAELKAGVDFGQVSPALQGWALRSAVAWSRGDNKTEDTPLDSIDPLRGTVGLMYDTDTWGVELAGTFVKRKDRVATATAYRPAGYGVADLMAHWNFAPGATVNVGVFNLGDKRYIDWSNVGSTLSASSTVLDRYTSPGRTLSASLAVSW
- a CDS encoding Hemin transport protein — its product is MSRALSARRLSSFLPHHALQAWPTPAQLAALGTVLCLYHADSSELGGWRQAVSVHACQGVDSEGVRESLCFLDGRGRCVWRLYLLPDSDFLAWDRLVASLPPGPEHDAEGSVGERLWRRLAGHLGGQRWRLCALRLHAADEGRTLAASLSTLSSLGAATARRIARLEGAEGELSIDDCCCADAARRPAARIPGELPLVRL
- a CDS encoding DUF6607 family protein, whose amino-acid sequence is MKLQTASVMVLIAASGAASAQPSDIARDHASILAMQGEYTVDFAFDETVLLKPGYERAPAMRSAGNEVVIVVEDSPRRVVLQHLLVDAKSGHVTKHWRQDWVYEAPNRFEFSADQTWQVRTIAAATNTGAWTQCVYEVSDAPRYCGTGTWTYDNNVPTWTSDISWRPLPRREYTKRSDYNALAVVNRHTLTPNGWTHEQFNTKVQRNADGSQVEIAREFGFNDYIKTTEVDFTPARDYWKATAGYWAKVRQRWDGFLTQAPGVHLKTKLDGMAMIIPLFTQADDIQSGKKVKDKQIDEVFAKYVEKAQ
- a CDS encoding DMT family protein — protein: MPGTSFAAYLYPVLLLLGSNIFMTFAWYGHLKYKSAPLMMVIMVSWGIAFFEYCLQVPGNRLGSAVYSAPQLKGMQEVITLVVFAVFSAFYLGQPLKWNHYAAFGLIVLAAFLMFKE